One Phycisphaera mikurensis NBRC 102666 DNA window includes the following coding sequences:
- a CDS encoding pilus assembly FimT family protein: MTRSSRASGAFTLIELLVVISIIALLIGILLPALGAARETARTAACLSNLRQVSIGTYAYATDSRSFVAPPSEDNTRKIGPQGFAGVYWWNRLDELDYVQATEGFDSGFMCPAGLKEVANTSLGGPKNWFDPPLSQTDEHGARYVAEFDIRNTQRQANNYGYNAYDGGFGDFNWGGKNIRSYFPAAIIPVSGRNHQASLDAVKDQTTLLLAFDGLMFFRADSNRLNRRHAGGSVMNASYVDGHASSVVAGAMPTDDDPSFPGYTAPKLANEGNDWDFRVIVKNPF, translated from the coding sequence ATGACACGCTCTTCCCGGGCTTCCGGCGCCTTCACCCTCATCGAGTTGCTCGTGGTGATCTCCATCATCGCGCTGCTCATCGGCATCCTGCTGCCGGCGCTGGGCGCCGCACGCGAGACGGCGCGGACGGCCGCCTGCTTGTCGAATCTGCGGCAGGTTTCGATCGGCACCTACGCCTACGCGACCGATTCGAGGAGCTTCGTCGCCCCGCCTTCCGAGGACAACACCCGCAAGATCGGCCCGCAGGGCTTCGCCGGCGTCTACTGGTGGAACCGCCTGGACGAGCTCGACTACGTGCAGGCCACCGAAGGATTCGACTCGGGCTTCATGTGCCCGGCGGGCCTGAAGGAGGTCGCCAACACCTCGCTGGGCGGCCCGAAGAACTGGTTCGACCCGCCGCTGTCGCAGACCGACGAGCACGGGGCCCGGTACGTCGCGGAGTTCGACATCCGCAACACCCAGCGGCAGGCCAACAACTACGGCTACAACGCCTACGACGGCGGCTTCGGCGACTTCAACTGGGGCGGCAAGAACATCCGCAGCTACTTCCCCGCCGCGATCATCCCGGTGAGCGGCCGGAACCACCAAGCGAGCCTCGACGCGGTGAAGGACCAGACCACGCTGCTGCTCGCGTTCGACGGCCTCATGTTCTTCCGCGCCGACAGCAACCGCCTCAACCGACGCCACGCCGGGGGCAGCGTGATGAACGCGTCCTACGTGGACGGACACGCGAGCAGCGTGGTCGCGGGCGCGATGCCGACGGACGACGACCCTTCCTTCCCCGGCTACACCGCCCCCAAGCTCGCCAACGAGGGCAACGACTGGGACTTCCGGGTCATCGTCAAGAACCCGTTCTGA
- a CDS encoding PEP-CTERM sorting domain-containing protein (PEP-CTERM proteins occur, often in large numbers, in the proteomes of bacteria that also encode an exosortase, a predicted intramembrane cysteine proteinase. The presence of a PEP-CTERM domain at a protein's C-terminus predicts cleavage within the sorting domain, followed by covalent anchoring to some some component of the (usually Gram-negative) cell surface. Many PEP-CTERM proteins exhibit an unusual sequence composition that includes large numbers of potential glycosylation sites. Expression of one such protein has been shown restore the ability of a bacterium to form floc, a type of biofilm.), protein MTSRFPRLLAPVAAAALAAVPAAAAPFTPTQAQLGGLVTGFDGVVLTNTNEAGGTGVVLTADPTDNGGFSRVVAQLPSFDQDLSAFASFDLEIELAAGSTGIDSVSSFIQTGPAFTFEQSAAVSLSPGVAVPVSLDFSGTTGDLTAVRQIGLQFFGPGGAAAPGQVITIRPIPEPASLATLGVLGGAALLRRRRRGA, encoded by the coding sequence ATGACCTCACGCTTCCCCCGTCTCCTGGCTCCCGTCGCCGCCGCCGCCCTGGCGGCGGTCCCCGCGGCCGCGGCCCCTTTCACGCCCACCCAGGCCCAGCTCGGCGGCCTGGTCACCGGCTTCGACGGGGTCGTCCTCACCAACACCAACGAGGCCGGCGGCACGGGTGTCGTGCTGACGGCCGACCCGACCGACAACGGCGGCTTCAGCCGCGTCGTCGCGCAGCTGCCCAGCTTCGACCAGGACCTCTCGGCCTTCGCGTCGTTCGACCTGGAGATCGAGCTCGCCGCCGGGTCGACGGGCATCGACAGCGTCTCGTCCTTCATCCAGACCGGGCCCGCCTTCACCTTCGAGCAGTCGGCCGCCGTGTCGCTCAGCCCCGGCGTGGCCGTGCCGGTCTCGCTGGACTTCTCCGGCACCACCGGCGACCTCACCGCCGTCCGGCAGATCGGCCTGCAGTTCTTCGGCCCCGGCGGCGCCGCCGCGCCCGGCCAGGTCATCACGATCCGCCCGATCCCCGAGCCCGCCTCGCTGGCGACGCTGGGCGTCCTCGGCGGTGCGGCGTTGCTGCGTCGCCGGCGCCGCGGAGCCTGA
- a CDS encoding glycoside hydrolase family 2 protein, with protein sequence MPTLTTAWGDALLADPDAIPWPDHPRPMLRRERWRTLNGWWEGRVTGGDPGAPEAWSGRIRVPFPIESRLSGVQRPLGPDETLHCRRSFTLDAPPDGRLRLHFDAVDHDCSVWLNDQPLGGHRGGNLPFCFDATAAAVAGENRLRVEMRDATGGFQLKGKQTLQPGRIHYSRVSGIWQSVWLEWVPDTFIERLSVRAACSGAVTVEPKLGGTPAAPGSLRLRVTALLGGAEVASAGATVPGGEVALQIPSPRLWTPDTPTLYALRVELLDADGAAVDRVASHTGLRELGTAPDASGRPRLTLNGQPLLHFGPLDQGWWPDGLLCPPSVEALVSDVEFAKAAGFNTIRKHVKVEPQAFYAACDRLGILVWQDQPSGGPSPAWIPHRQGPDAAVPEPGGDAAWPEPEHAFWMEQWAGLVDHLDAHPCVAVWVPFNEAWGQHASERVGAWTAARDPSRALNIASGGNFFPVGDVADAHRYPEPYFDFDDPRMAGFVAVVGEFGGHGLPIDGHLWSLGPRNWGYGDLPADREELVSRYRASIEELAALRSRGLSAGIYTQTSDVEEEINGLLTYDRRVQKIPAETLREIHAALSGS encoded by the coding sequence ATGCCGACGCTCACCACCGCCTGGGGCGACGCCCTGCTCGCCGATCCCGACGCGATCCCCTGGCCGGACCACCCGCGACCGATGCTCCGGCGCGAGAGGTGGCGGACGCTGAACGGCTGGTGGGAGGGCCGGGTGACCGGCGGCGACCCGGGCGCGCCCGAAGCCTGGAGCGGGAGGATCCGCGTGCCCTTCCCCATCGAGTCGCGGCTGTCGGGCGTGCAGCGGCCGCTGGGTCCGGACGAGACGCTGCACTGTCGGCGGAGCTTCACGCTCGACGCGCCGCCGGACGGGCGGCTCCGGCTCCACTTCGACGCCGTCGACCACGACTGCTCCGTCTGGCTGAACGACCAACCGCTCGGCGGGCACCGCGGCGGGAACCTGCCCTTCTGCTTCGACGCCACCGCGGCGGCCGTCGCGGGCGAGAACCGCCTGCGGGTGGAGATGCGCGACGCGACCGGCGGCTTCCAGCTCAAGGGCAAGCAAACGCTCCAGCCGGGTCGCATCCACTACAGCCGGGTGTCGGGGATCTGGCAGAGCGTGTGGCTGGAGTGGGTGCCGGACACCTTCATCGAGCGGCTGAGCGTGCGGGCGGCGTGCAGCGGGGCGGTGACGGTCGAACCAAAACTCGGCGGCACGCCCGCTGCACCGGGGAGCCTGCGCCTGCGCGTCACCGCCTTGCTCGGCGGAGCGGAGGTGGCCTCCGCCGGGGCAACCGTGCCGGGCGGGGAGGTCGCGCTGCAGATCCCCTCGCCCCGCCTGTGGACGCCGGACACGCCCACCCTCTACGCCCTGCGGGTCGAGCTGCTCGACGCCGACGGCGCCGCCGTCGACCGCGTCGCCTCGCACACCGGCCTCCGCGAGCTGGGCACCGCCCCCGACGCGTCCGGCCGCCCCCGCCTCACGCTCAACGGGCAGCCGCTCCTGCACTTCGGCCCGCTCGACCAGGGCTGGTGGCCCGACGGGCTGCTCTGCCCGCCCTCGGTGGAGGCGTTGGTCTCCGACGTCGAGTTCGCGAAGGCCGCCGGCTTCAACACGATCCGCAAGCACGTGAAGGTCGAGCCGCAGGCCTTCTACGCCGCCTGCGACCGCTTGGGGATTCTGGTCTGGCAGGACCAGCCCTCCGGCGGGCCGAGCCCGGCGTGGATCCCCCACCGGCAGGGACCGGACGCCGCGGTGCCGGAGCCGGGGGGCGACGCCGCGTGGCCCGAGCCCGAGCATGCCTTCTGGATGGAGCAGTGGGCGGGGCTCGTGGACCACCTCGACGCCCACCCCTGCGTGGCCGTCTGGGTGCCCTTCAACGAGGCCTGGGGCCAGCACGCGTCCGAGCGCGTCGGCGCCTGGACCGCCGCCCGGGACCCCTCGCGTGCCCTGAACATCGCCAGCGGCGGCAACTTCTTCCCCGTCGGCGACGTCGCCGACGCGCACCGCTACCCCGAGCCGTACTTCGACTTCGACGACCCGCGGATGGCCGGCTTCGTCGCGGTCGTCGGCGAGTTCGGCGGGCACGGCCTGCCGATCGACGGCCACCTCTGGAGCCTCGGCCCGCGGAACTGGGGTTACGGCGACCTCCCCGCCGATCGTGAGGAGCTCGTCTCGCGCTACCGCGCATCGATCGAGGAGCTCGCGGCGCTGCGCAGCCGCGGGCTCTCCGCCGGGATCTACACGCAGACCAGCGACGTGGAGGAGGAGATCAACGGCCTGCTCACCTACGACCGACGCGTGCAGAAGATCCCCGCGGAGACCCTGCGGGAGATCCACGCGGCGCTGAGCGGGAGCTGA
- a CDS encoding DUF5060 domain-containing protein yields the protein MRPTALLPRVLVALAAAGPVAAGPALQATEPAFGWVPGVRLGGETVFDELNLRLNEAGGGASLLRFQNATADAGSTAAAQASGRLLDADARFTWSLEREAGPGLLDGLRIHQAIVPGEDFRRGDTVTRLLVPAGLVAGRPWRKGNGANEAGAFPESKPSDGHVLLEGSSEWIAWQLPDARWIRVRPDAPSVMRWQLQDNRVFDDDRFELQLYGRGGGGIAAAGTPIDVRYTIDLMDDAALQAAYAAPPEAPAVDRGPGVAMLVGEGPAGFRGLERLAGADAVADLVEFRIDLDADYQNPFDPEDVRLDAEITGPDGRTRTVPAFFQVGYERALRGDEEVLIGTGEHGWRLRFRPDRPGTHSLRLSLDDGENAVRSTPTTFHVDGPFTRAAFIRISPENRFAFATAGGEPYVPIGLNTAWPGSGGTHAYDRWWADLADHGGNFARIWLAPTFNRLGLERPEKEGVPSSGVGRIDQQAAARVDYLMELAEARGIRVMMCIESFGNFRSEASGSGQWYDSPYNAAHGGPLTRPQEVFTDAEAQRLFRNRLRYLVARWGHSTSVFAWEFWNEVLYTDGYEQMLPEITRWHAEMADYLGRIDPYDHLVTTSIGGSDVDPGIDALPGIDLTQSHLYGVEDIPAAIRSVAWSKAARFDKPHLFGEFGTAQDPEVVNEDPEGLHLREMLWSAIFSPTPGTAMAWWWDHWIEPNDLWHLYGPVAAFTDGFDAAAGELRQADGTGFAFLGPPPAPDPAVVSVRGGFKSWRPSPWNQPTTVDVHPDGGFEASNDLASVMHGANHEALRNPVTFNAEYLADGVFTVDVQAVSGHGGAHLKVYVDGTLRLDAPFPDPDGDGDAAAADTQPLEQHNGRYSVPVQKGAREIVVVNDGQDWMTLAYELEGVNLRQHPWLVAHTLVSDAAPAGTPAVLGWVRSREARWTNRLAGAEIRPCPASRLTLSGLRDGDYALVWIDTADGGRSGGGTVAVRGGTAEIDLPEVEVDLAFRLTAAPGAGPHRDSRSSGPRGRIP from the coding sequence ATGCGCCCCACCGCCCTGCTCCCTCGCGTCCTCGTCGCTCTGGCCGCCGCCGGTCCCGTCGCGGCCGGCCCGGCTCTTCAAGCCACCGAGCCCGCCTTCGGCTGGGTGCCCGGCGTCCGCCTCGGCGGCGAGACCGTCTTCGACGAGCTGAACCTCCGGCTCAACGAGGCCGGGGGCGGGGCGAGCCTGCTCCGCTTCCAGAACGCCACGGCGGACGCGGGCTCGACCGCCGCGGCACAGGCGAGCGGACGTCTCCTCGACGCCGACGCCCGCTTCACCTGGTCGCTGGAGCGTGAGGCCGGGCCCGGCCTGCTGGACGGCCTGCGGATCCACCAGGCCATCGTGCCCGGCGAAGACTTCCGCCGCGGCGACACCGTCACCCGCCTGCTGGTCCCCGCGGGGCTCGTCGCGGGCCGCCCGTGGCGGAAGGGCAACGGGGCCAACGAGGCCGGGGCCTTCCCGGAGTCGAAGCCGAGCGACGGGCACGTGCTGCTGGAGGGCTCGTCGGAGTGGATCGCCTGGCAGCTGCCCGATGCCCGATGGATCCGCGTCCGACCGGACGCGCCGTCGGTCATGCGGTGGCAGCTGCAGGACAACCGGGTCTTCGACGACGATCGTTTCGAGCTGCAGCTGTACGGCCGTGGCGGCGGCGGCATCGCGGCGGCCGGGACGCCCATCGACGTGCGCTACACGATCGACCTGATGGACGACGCGGCGCTGCAAGCCGCTTACGCCGCGCCGCCCGAAGCGCCGGCCGTCGACCGCGGCCCCGGCGTCGCGATGCTCGTGGGCGAAGGCCCGGCCGGGTTCCGGGGCCTCGAGCGGCTCGCCGGTGCCGACGCGGTGGCCGACCTCGTCGAGTTCCGCATCGACCTCGACGCCGACTACCAGAACCCCTTCGACCCGGAGGACGTGCGGCTCGACGCCGAGATCACCGGTCCCGACGGGCGAACCCGCACCGTGCCCGCCTTCTTCCAGGTCGGGTACGAGCGTGCGCTGCGCGGCGACGAGGAGGTGCTCATCGGCACCGGCGAGCACGGCTGGCGGCTTCGCTTCCGCCCGGACCGTCCCGGCACCCACAGCCTGCGGCTGAGCCTCGACGACGGCGAGAACGCGGTCCGCTCCACGCCGACGACCTTCCACGTGGACGGCCCCTTCACCCGCGCCGCGTTCATCCGCATCAGCCCCGAAAACCGCTTCGCCTTCGCCACCGCCGGCGGAGAGCCCTACGTGCCCATCGGCCTCAACACCGCGTGGCCCGGCAGCGGCGGCACGCACGCGTACGACCGCTGGTGGGCGGACCTCGCCGACCACGGCGGCAACTTCGCGCGGATCTGGCTCGCCCCGACCTTCAACCGGCTCGGGCTGGAGCGTCCCGAGAAGGAGGGCGTGCCCTCCTCCGGCGTCGGGCGCATCGACCAGCAGGCCGCGGCCCGCGTCGACTACCTGATGGAGCTCGCGGAGGCGAGAGGCATCCGCGTGATGATGTGCATCGAGAGCTTCGGCAACTTCCGCTCGGAAGCCAGCGGCTCCGGGCAGTGGTACGACAGCCCCTACAACGCGGCGCACGGCGGACCGCTGACGCGGCCGCAGGAGGTGTTCACCGACGCGGAGGCGCAGCGGCTGTTCCGCAACCGGCTCCGCTACCTCGTCGCCCGCTGGGGCCACAGCACCTCGGTGTTCGCTTGGGAGTTCTGGAACGAGGTCCTCTACACCGACGGCTACGAGCAGATGCTGCCGGAGATCACCCGCTGGCACGCGGAGATGGCGGACTACCTCGGGCGGATCGATCCTTACGACCACCTCGTGACGACCAGCATCGGCGGCTCGGACGTCGACCCCGGCATCGACGCGCTGCCCGGGATCGACCTCACGCAGAGCCACCTGTACGGCGTCGAGGACATCCCCGCCGCCATCCGCAGCGTCGCGTGGAGCAAGGCGGCACGCTTCGACAAGCCGCACCTCTTCGGCGAGTTCGGCACCGCGCAGGACCCGGAGGTCGTCAACGAGGACCCCGAAGGCCTGCACCTCCGCGAGATGCTCTGGTCGGCGATCTTCTCGCCGACGCCCGGCACGGCCATGGCGTGGTGGTGGGACCACTGGATCGAGCCCAACGATCTCTGGCACCTCTACGGGCCCGTCGCCGCCTTCACCGACGGCTTCGACGCGGCCGCCGGGGAGCTGCGTCAGGCCGACGGCACCGGCTTTGCGTTCCTCGGCCCGCCGCCGGCGCCCGACCCGGCGGTCGTCTCGGTCCGCGGCGGCTTCAAGAGCTGGAGGCCGAGCCCCTGGAACCAGCCCACGACCGTCGACGTGCACCCCGACGGCGGCTTCGAGGCCTCCAACGACCTCGCCAGCGTGATGCACGGGGCGAACCACGAAGCCCTGCGTAACCCCGTGACGTTCAACGCGGAGTACCTCGCCGACGGCGTGTTCACCGTCGACGTGCAGGCGGTCTCCGGCCACGGCGGCGCCCACCTGAAGGTGTACGTCGACGGGACGCTGCGGCTGGACGCGCCCTTCCCCGACCCCGACGGCGACGGCGACGCGGCCGCCGCCGACACCCAGCCGCTCGAGCAGCACAACGGCCGCTACAGCGTGCCGGTGCAGAAGGGTGCCCGCGAGATCGTCGTCGTCAACGACGGGCAGGACTGGATGACGCTCGCGTACGAGCTTGAAGGCGTGAACCTCCGCCAGCACCCGTGGCTCGTGGCCCACACCCTGGTCTCCGACGCCGCGCCCGCCGGCACGCCCGCGGTGCTCGGCTGGGTCCGCAGCCGCGAGGCCCGCTGGACGAACCGGCTCGCCGGAGCCGAGATCCGCCCGTGCCCCGCCAGCCGCCTGACCCTGAGCGGGCTGCGGGACGGCGACTACGCCCTGGTCTGGATCGACACCGCGGACGGAGGCCGTTCCGGAGGCGGAACCGTCGCGGTCCGCGGCGGGACGGCGGAGATCGACCTGCCGGAGGTGGAGGTCGACCTCGCCTTCCGGCTCACCGCGGCGCCGGGGGCCGGCCCCCACCGCGACTCCCGAAGCTCCGGGCCACGCGGCCGGATCCCCTGA
- a CDS encoding LacI family DNA-binding transcriptional regulator codes for MARTGSPSLAEVARLSGVSPSTVSRVLNRHTENFSVKEETRKRILEAVDTLGYRANPITRSIRAKQTNLIAVLGMRDFGTAIRGGTEIAVNAFMQAVYAEGFELCTNIMSPKEPPFVLPPWRTDAALAVDVSDAKQVAWLEDGDTPYVVLNGPAGPTGSSVQADDTAGVHEAVLHLVVLGHKRIAFAMPDTFDWHESLLSRHQAYLASLHSFGLKPVNPEFKPGLSPLDVVRRTVMQGEATAILSYNHLMAVKLLRACSAMEIRVPRDVSLVCFNDLFPCEDLVPSLTAMALPSREMGIHAAEIVLRQIRADGPIEPELVRLPEALVIRESTAHPPGD; via the coding sequence GTGGCCCGCACCGGATCCCCCTCGCTCGCTGAAGTCGCCCGCCTCTCCGGGGTGTCGCCCTCGACGGTGAGCCGGGTGCTGAACCGCCACACCGAGAACTTCTCGGTGAAGGAAGAGACCCGGAAGCGGATCCTCGAGGCGGTCGACACGCTCGGCTACCGGGCCAACCCGATCACCCGCTCGATCCGGGCGAAGCAGACCAACCTCATCGCCGTGCTGGGCATGCGGGACTTCGGCACCGCCATCCGCGGCGGCACCGAGATCGCGGTGAACGCCTTCATGCAGGCGGTCTACGCCGAGGGGTTCGAGCTCTGCACGAACATCATGAGCCCCAAGGAGCCGCCCTTCGTGCTCCCGCCCTGGCGGACCGACGCGGCCCTCGCGGTCGACGTCTCCGACGCCAAGCAGGTGGCCTGGCTCGAGGACGGCGACACGCCCTACGTCGTGCTCAACGGGCCGGCCGGCCCGACGGGCTCCTCGGTGCAAGCCGACGACACCGCCGGCGTCCACGAAGCCGTCCTGCACCTGGTGGTTCTGGGCCACAAGCGGATCGCTTTCGCGATGCCCGACACCTTCGACTGGCACGAGTCGCTGCTCAGCCGGCACCAGGCCTACCTCGCCAGCCTGCACAGCTTCGGCCTGAAGCCGGTGAACCCCGAGTTCAAGCCCGGCCTCAGCCCGCTGGACGTCGTCCGCCGCACGGTGATGCAGGGCGAGGCGACCGCGATCCTCTCGTACAACCACCTGATGGCGGTGAAGCTGCTGCGGGCCTGCTCGGCCATGGAGATCCGCGTCCCCCGCGACGTCAGCCTCGTCTGCTTCAACGACCTCTTCCCCTGCGAGGACCTGGTGCCCTCGCTGACCGCGATGGCGCTGCCGAGCCGCGAGATGGGCATCCACGCGGCCGAGATCGTGCTGCGGCAGATCCGCGCCGACGGGCCGATCGAGCCCGAGCTGGTCCGCCTGCCCGAGGCGCTGGTGATCCGCGAGTCGACCGCCCACCCGCCGGGCGACTGA
- a CDS encoding AGE family epimerase/isomerase, whose protein sequence is MISPRPRRPRLLFVAALVWLPVAAAPTASGEAAFPAAAETAPPAEGGLALPAAAAFDAAGLAEIRAFAEHAVDREHGGFHTDLDNGWTPTPSPVKTLVYQSRVIWTLAQAARQRPGAVDEAEALARHGLELLAGPLSDPREGGFFWSIDTSAAGEPDAEAGQKHLYGVSFAVYAAANAARTLGDAAALELAKDGFRWIERVARDPDHRGYREAFLRDGTPILEAPAWDRDGSDVIGTAYGFKSMNTHLHLMEAYAELHRAWPDPELAERLAELLGLLRDTVTVEPGAMNLFFTPDWRAVPSSGSYGHDLESAYLLLDAAERLGPDEIERTLPVARALADHAIRWGLDPEHGGVFDAGPAFGPPTSETKVWWAQAEAAHALLLMDDLFGDETPAYRDAFAATWAFSVDHLIDHRLGGWRWSTAADGTPAGPEGKANAWKGPYHTVRAMFNVADRLRARGAGATN, encoded by the coding sequence ATGATCTCGCCCAGACCCCGCCGTCCTCGCCTGCTCTTCGTGGCCGCGCTCGTGTGGCTCCCGGTCGCCGCGGCCCCAACCGCCTCGGGCGAAGCCGCATTCCCCGCGGCGGCCGAGACCGCGCCTCCCGCGGAGGGTGGGCTCGCGCTCCCGGCCGCCGCCGCGTTCGACGCGGCGGGCCTGGCGGAGATCCGCGCCTTCGCCGAGCACGCGGTCGATCGGGAGCACGGCGGCTTCCACACCGACCTCGACAACGGCTGGACCCCGACCCCGAGCCCGGTGAAGACGCTCGTCTACCAGTCGCGGGTGATCTGGACGCTGGCGCAGGCCGCGCGGCAGCGGCCGGGCGCCGTCGACGAGGCCGAGGCCCTCGCACGCCACGGGCTGGAGCTGCTCGCCGGCCCGCTGAGCGACCCGCGTGAGGGCGGCTTCTTCTGGTCGATCGACACCTCCGCCGCCGGGGAGCCCGATGCCGAGGCGGGGCAGAAGCACCTCTACGGCGTGTCCTTCGCGGTGTACGCCGCCGCCAACGCGGCGCGCACGCTCGGCGACGCCGCCGCGCTGGAACTGGCGAAGGACGGCTTCCGCTGGATCGAGCGAGTCGCGCGCGACCCGGACCACCGCGGCTACCGCGAGGCCTTCCTGCGCGACGGCACGCCGATCCTCGAGGCCCCGGCTTGGGACCGCGACGGGAGCGACGTCATCGGCACGGCGTACGGCTTCAAATCCATGAACACGCACCTCCACCTGATGGAGGCGTACGCCGAGCTGCACCGGGCCTGGCCCGACCCGGAACTGGCGGAGCGGCTGGCCGAGCTGCTCGGGCTGCTGCGGGACACCGTGACGGTGGAGCCGGGGGCGATGAACCTCTTCTTCACGCCCGACTGGCGGGCGGTGCCCTCGTCGGGCTCCTACGGGCACGACCTGGAGTCGGCCTACCTGCTGCTGGACGCGGCGGAGCGGCTGGGCCCCGACGAGATCGAGCGGACGCTGCCCGTGGCGCGGGCGCTGGCCGACCACGCGATCCGCTGGGGCCTCGACCCGGAGCACGGCGGCGTCTTCGACGCCGGCCCCGCCTTCGGCCCGCCCACCAGCGAGACGAAGGTCTGGTGGGCGCAGGCCGAGGCGGCCCACGCGCTGCTCCTGATGGACGACCTCTTCGGCGACGAGACGCCCGCGTACCGCGACGCCTTCGCCGCCACGTGGGCGTTCAGCGTCGACCACCTGATCGACCACCGGCTCGGCGGCTGGCGCTGGTCGACCGCGGCCGACGGCACGCCCGCCGGGCCCGAGGGCAAGGCGAACGCCTGGAAGGGCCCGTACCACACGGTCCGGGCCATGTTCAACGTCGCCGACCGGCTGCGGGCCCGCGGAGCCGGCGCGACGAACTGA
- a CDS encoding NAD(P)-binding domain-containing protein — MQDLLIVGAGPIGIELAAALTRSGLSVGHVEAGALAQTVVDYPKRTRYFSSPDRIAIAGVPLVTFNNEKALREEYLAYLRGVVTRYDLPIAYGVRVEAIRPVPEADGGGFRVETSAGVREAKRVVLAIGDMHGFRRIGCPGEDLPHVSHRLDEPHLHFRRRLLIVGGKNSAAEAALRCHHAGAEVTLSYRQAAFDEDAIKYWVLPELKALIRHRKIHFLPNTEVASLHEGHAVLRSNVQDQQTRVRADSVLLLTGYVQDKTLFETAGVRLEGENHAPALDKDTMETNVPGLYVAGTAAAGTQNAFQLFIENCHRHVEKIVRHVTGEPVAEGVVNQAAQTYGLAES; from the coding sequence ATGCAGGACCTCCTCATCGTCGGCGCGGGCCCCATCGGCATCGAGCTCGCCGCGGCGCTCACGCGCTCGGGCCTGAGCGTCGGCCACGTCGAGGCCGGGGCCCTCGCCCAGACCGTCGTCGACTACCCCAAGCGGACGCGCTACTTCTCCAGCCCCGACCGCATCGCGATCGCGGGTGTGCCGCTGGTGACCTTCAACAACGAGAAGGCGCTGCGGGAGGAGTACCTCGCGTACCTGCGGGGCGTGGTGACCCGCTACGACCTGCCGATCGCGTACGGCGTGCGCGTCGAGGCGATCCGGCCCGTTCCCGAGGCCGACGGCGGTGGCTTCCGCGTCGAGACCTCCGCCGGCGTCCGCGAGGCCAAGCGGGTGGTGCTCGCGATCGGCGACATGCACGGCTTCCGCCGCATCGGCTGCCCGGGCGAGGACCTGCCGCACGTGAGCCACCGCCTCGACGAGCCGCACCTGCACTTCCGGCGGCGGCTGCTGATCGTCGGCGGGAAGAACTCCGCCGCCGAGGCGGCGCTCCGCTGCCACCACGCGGGGGCGGAGGTGACGCTCTCCTACCGGCAGGCCGCCTTCGACGAGGACGCGATCAAGTATTGGGTTCTGCCCGAGCTCAAGGCGCTCATCCGCCACCGGAAGATCCACTTCCTGCCGAACACCGAGGTCGCCTCGCTGCACGAAGGCCACGCCGTGCTGCGCTCCAACGTGCAGGACCAGCAGACCCGCGTCCGCGCCGACAGCGTGCTGCTGCTCACCGGCTACGTGCAGGACAAGACGCTGTTCGAGACCGCCGGCGTCAGGCTCGAGGGCGAGAACCACGCGCCCGCGCTCGACAAAGACACAATGGAAACCAACGTCCCCGGCCTGTACGTCGCGGGGACCGCGGCGGCGGGCACGCAGAACGCGTTCCAGCTGTTCATCGAGAACTGCCACCGGCACGTGGAGAAGATCGTGCGGCACGTCACGGGCGAGCCGGTGGCGGAGGGCGTGGTGAACCAGGCGGCGCAGACGTACGGGCTGGCGGAGAGTTGA